From the genome of Candidatus Electrothrix communis, one region includes:
- a CDS encoding AAA family ATPase has protein sequence MTKVIALAGKGGTGKTTTSALLLKYLVARKMTPVLAVDADANANLNELVGLDVQTTLGQIRKELKGDMPTGMSRDQYMEMKIHQALIEETGFDLMVMGQPDGPGCYCAANQYLAMTMDKLAENYKYIIVDNEAGMEHLSRMNLCSIDYLLIVSDPSARGIMTARRIADITGPLKLEVKHQYLLVNRAPDPVPPALQAKIDEAVAEADMDLAGIVSSSDDLIDQELSGASYLELAEDSKVIEQVFAVFDAIFEDAS, from the coding sequence ATGACCAAAGTTATAGCACTCGCTGGTAAGGGTGGGACCGGCAAAACAACAACCTCGGCCCTGCTGTTGAAATATCTCGTCGCCCGCAAAATGACCCCGGTTCTTGCTGTGGACGCCGATGCAAATGCAAATCTCAATGAGCTGGTCGGGCTCGACGTGCAAACAACCCTAGGGCAAATCCGTAAGGAGCTGAAGGGCGATATGCCTACAGGTATGAGCAGGGACCAGTACATGGAGATGAAAATCCATCAGGCCCTGATCGAAGAGACGGGTTTTGATCTGATGGTGATGGGCCAACCCGACGGGCCGGGCTGTTATTGCGCAGCCAACCAGTATTTAGCCATGACTATGGACAAGCTGGCGGAAAACTACAAATACATTATCGTGGACAATGAGGCAGGGATGGAACATCTGAGCAGGATGAATCTATGCAGTATCGATTACCTGCTCATTGTTTCCGATCCTTCTGCCCGTGGCATCATGACGGCCCGGCGGATTGCCGATATCACCGGTCCGCTGAAGCTGGAAGTCAAGCACCAATATTTACTGGTCAACCGGGCTCCTGATCCGGTTCCACCGGCTCTGCAAGCAAAGATTGACGAGGCTGTTGCCGAGGCTGATATGGATTTGGCAGGGATTGTTTCCTCCAGTGACGACCTGATTGATCAAGAACTGAGCGGGGCCTCGTATTTGGAGCTGGCTGAAGACAGTAAGGTCATTGAGCAGGTCTTTGCTGTCTTTGATGCTATCTTCGAGGATGCGTCGTAA
- the ftsE gene encoding cell division ATP-binding protein FtsE: MITEEDEQAMIELIRVSKVYPPDIQALADISLRINKGEICYLTGMSGAGKTTLLRMLCGIDTPDRGYIEVAGKELNKLSGAEMQALRRSIGVAYQDFKLLPEKTVAQNIAFSMEVAYRSRSFIRQRTSTLLSQLRLSDKVNTRAGKLSRGEQQRVSIARAVANDPVLILADEPTGNLDTETTELVMALFHHYNEKGTTLLIATHDHSIYNYPGSKVVTIEQGRMLVAGESNGSGEPAEPTASIDTTGTVAPDTTLKAAESGHQDDKLREQIIINRGLGHVRRKGAAV; the protein is encoded by the coding sequence ATGATCACAGAAGAAGATGAACAGGCCATGATTGAGCTAATTCGGGTCAGTAAGGTGTACCCCCCGGATATCCAAGCTCTCGCAGATATATCCCTGCGGATCAATAAGGGGGAAATCTGTTACCTCACCGGCATGAGCGGGGCCGGAAAAACCACCCTCCTTCGTATGCTGTGCGGGATTGATACGCCGGATCGGGGCTATATTGAAGTTGCTGGCAAAGAACTCAATAAATTATCAGGTGCGGAAATGCAGGCCTTGCGTCGGAGTATTGGGGTGGCATACCAGGATTTTAAACTGCTGCCCGAAAAAACCGTGGCCCAGAATATTGCCTTTTCCATGGAAGTGGCCTACCGGAGCAGGTCGTTTATCCGGCAACGGACCAGTACCTTATTATCGCAGCTTCGCCTTTCAGATAAGGTGAATACCCGGGCCGGGAAGCTTTCTCGGGGAGAACAGCAACGGGTGTCCATTGCCAGGGCCGTAGCTAATGATCCGGTGCTTATCCTTGCTGACGAGCCCACCGGTAATCTTGATACTGAGACCACTGAGTTGGTTATGGCTCTTTTTCATCATTATAACGAAAAAGGGACGACATTGCTTATCGCCACCCATGATCATTCCATTTATAATTATCCGGGCAGCAAAGTTGTCACCATTGAACAGGGACGGATGCTTGTTGCCGGTGAGTCGAATGGTTCCGGCGAACCCGCTGAACCCACCGCATCGATCGATACGACAGGTACCGTAGCGCCCGACACCACTCTGAAGGCAGCCGAAAGCGGCCATCAGGACGATAAGCTCAGAGAACAGATTATCATCAACAGGGGTCTTGGGCATGTAAGGCGAAAAGGGGCGGCAGTATGA